Part of the Candidatus Binatus sp. genome is shown below.
AAGGTGATCGCCGGGCAAAAGCCGGTGCTGACCCGCGCGCGCAAGGCGATTTCGAACTTCAAGCTCCGCCAGGGGATGCCGATTGGCGTGATGGTAACGCTGCGGCGCGAAAAAATGTGGGAGTTTTTCGACCGGCTGGTGAATATCTCGCTGCCGCGCGTGCGCGACTTCCGCGGCGTCAGCGACAAGGCCTTCGACGGCCGCGGCAACTACTCGCTCGGGCTCAAGGAACATACGATTTTCCCCGAACTCAACCTCGACAAGGTCGACAAGGTGAAGGGACTGACAATTTCGATCACGACCACGGCGCGCAGTGACTTCGAGGGACTGACTCTGCTGCGCGCGCTCGGGATGCCGTTGCGCGGGGCCGCAGAGCGCGAGGCGGAAGCGGCCAAGGCCGCCGCCGCGGCCCAGGCTCACGCCGCCGCCGCCGCCGCAAAGGCCGCCGCCGCCGCGCCGGCGCCGGAGCAGGGAGCATAAGGGATAGTTCAATGGCGAAAACGTGCCTGCGGGTTAAGGCAACCCGCAAACAAAAATTCAAAGTGCGCCAGTACAACCGCTGCCCGCTATGCGGTCGCGCGCGCGCGTACTATCGGCGCTTCAAAATGTGCCGCCTATGCCTGCGCAAACTCGCGCTCGACGGCAAGTTGCCCGGCGTGATCAAGGCGAGCTGGTAAGAGAGACCAATCATGTCGCAGACCGATCCGATTGCAGAACTGCTTACCCGAATCCGCAACGCGATGCGCGCGCGGTACAATGAACTCACGATTCCCCATTCCCGCCTGCGCGAGGCAATTTGCCGCGTGCTGATGGCCGAAGGTTTCCTCGGCGGCGTCGAAGTCGGCGGTGAAACGCCCAAGAAGATGCTGGCGCTCAAGCTTCGTTACTCGCCGACGCGCGAATCCGTGATCCGCGGCATCGACCGCATCAGCAAGCCGAGCCATCGGCGCTACGCCGGCGCCGCGGAGATCGGCAAGGTGCGGGGCGCGATGGGCGTGCAAATCGTATCGACCCCGCTTGGCGTGATGACCGGACGCGAGGCGCGGCGCAGAAAAGTCGGCGGCGAAATCCTCTGCAGGGTTTGGTGATCAGCGATGTCGCGGATAGGAAGACTGCCGATTCATCTCGATAAGAGCGTCAAGGCCTCGCTCGCCGGCGCCACGCTCAAAGTCGAGGGCCCCAAGGGCAAGCTCGAGCTCAAGCTTCATCCCGGCTTCACCGCCGAGATCAAGGACTCGGAAATCGTCGTGAAGCGCCCCGGCGATACCAGCCAGCAGCGCGCCATCCATGGTCTCATGCGCAAGCTGGTCGCCAACATGGTCGAGGGCGTCGGCAAGGGCTTTACCCGCGTGCTCGAGATAAACGGCGTCGGCTACCGTGCCGAAGCCAAAGGCCAGCAAGTCAATTTGACGCTCGGCTATTCGCATCCGATCGTCTATCAGCTTCCGCCCGGCGTCACCGCCAAGGTCGAGAAACAGGTGACTGTTACCCTCGAGAGCGCCGACCGTCAGTTGCTCGGCACGGTCGCGGCGCAGATTCGCGAACTCAGGCCGCCCGAACCGTACAAGGGCAAGGGAATCAAGTACGCGACCGAGACGATTCGCCGCAAGGCTGGCAAGGCCGCGGCGGGCTCCACCTCGGCGTAAAGGTTTAGTTGGGCATAAAGGTTGGTTGCGATTATGGCTGTAGAACGATCGGAAAAACGCATGCTGCGCCGCAACCGGGTGCGGCGCAAGGCGGTCGGCAATGACCAGCGCCCGCGGCTCTCGGTCTTCCGCTCGCTGCATCATATTTACGTCCAGGTTATCTCCGACCAGAGCGGACGTACGCTCGCCGCGGCTTCGACCGAAACCGCCGGCGTGCGCGAGGGACTCAAGAGCAAGCGCAACCTCGCCGCCGCCAAGGCCGTGGGCAAGGCGATTGCCGAGCGATGCCTTCAGAGCGGAATTTCGAGCGTCGTCTTCGACCGAAACGGATTTCTCTATCACGGCCGCGTCAAGGCGCTGGCCGATGCGGCGCGCGAAGCGGGGTTAAAATTTTGAACGGCAGGCAACGAACGCTAAGAGAAAGCGCTGTCACGCAGCGAATCGATCCGCAGGGCCTCGAGATCAAAGAAAAGGTCGTGCATATCAACCGCGTCGCCAAGGTCGTCAAGGGTGGACGGCGCTTCAGCTTCAGCGCGCTGGTGGTCGCAGGCGATCATAACGGCCTGGTCGGATTCGGCTTGGGCAAGGCCAACGAAGTGCCCGAGGCGATTCGCAAGGGCGTCGATCGCGCCAAGAAAAGCCTGGTCCGCGTGCCGATTCAGGACGGTACGATTCCCCACGAAGTGGTCGGACGTTTCGGCGCCGGCCGCGTCGTGCTGCGGCCGGCCGCCGAGGGCACCGGAGTGATCGCGGCGGGCGGCGTGCGCGCGGTGCTCGAACTGGCGGGAATCCGCAATATTTTGACCAAGCGGCTGGGCTCGTCGAATGCTAACAACCTGGTGAGAGCGACGCTCGAGGCGCTGGGCGAACTGCGCAGCATGCAGGATATTAATCGGCTTCGCGGACGCACCCCGAATCATCCCGAAGCGGCCGCGTGATCGAGGTTTACCGTGATCGAGAGACCGTTGCATAACTCGTTCCTTCTGTCTCCTCTCCCTGGTAGGGGAGCTTTGCGTAACCAGCGCCGAACGCCGGCGCGTCCGTCGAGATTCTTCGCTACAGCAGCTTCCGCTCAGAATGACACGAGCGCCGCTCGCTTTTCTTGTGTCATCCTGAGCGCAGCGAAGGATCTCGCGCGCCGGCGCGTATCGCTTCAGCACGAATATCCGGTTACTCAAAACTCTCCGGTCAGGGAGATACTGGCTACCCGTGCCCACGGGCGAGGTTTACAATGTCCGATAAAATTCGCGTGAAACTCGTCGGCAGTCCGATCAGCACCAATCGGCGCGTGCGCGAGACGGTCAAGGGGCTGGGCCTGGGCAAGGTCGGCAGCGTGCGCGAGCTCAAGCGCAGCGCCGCGGTCGAAGGGATGGTCAAGCGTCTGAAGCACCTGGTGGTCGAGCTCAAGGATTAGGCTCAGTCATGGATTTGAAGGATTTAAAACCGTCTCCCGGCTCGACCCATCGCAAACGCCGCGTCGGCAGGGGAATCGGCTCCGGCCACGGCAAGACCTCGGGCCGCGGCCATAAGGGACTGGGCGCGCGCTCGCACGGCAACACGCCGCCGAGTTACGAAGGCGGCCAGATGCCGCTGCAACGGCGCTTGCCCAAGCAGGGTTTTCGACGGACGCTGAGGGCCCAGGCGCGCCGCGACGAATTCGCGATTGTGAACCTGTCGCGGCTGGGCGATTTCGCCGCCGGCGTCACCATCGATGCCGCCGCGCTCGCCGCGCGCGGACTGATTCCCGCCGGGCGCAAGGTCAAGGTTTTAGGCGACGGCGATCTGAAGAGTAAGATCAAAGTGCGCGCCGATGCGTTCTCGAAAAGCGCGCTGGACAAAATCGCCGCCGCGGGCGGCGTCGCGGAGCTGGTAACGGCCACCAAAAGCTAGATGCTGGACGGGTTTTCAAACGCCTCGCGCATCCCGGAGTTGCGCCGACGGCTGGTGTTCACGGCTCTGATGCTGGCCGTGTACCGCATCGGCGTCGCCGTGCCCACCCCCGGCATCGACGGCCAGGCGCTCGCGTCGTTCTTCGACGCGGCCAGCGGCACGCTGTTCGGATGGGTCAACCTGTTTTCGGGCGGCGCGCTCGAGCGCTTCTCGGTCCTGGCGCTCGGCATCATGCCCTACATCTCGGTCGCCATCGTCCTGGACCTGCTGAAAATCGCGTCGCCCTATCTCGACGAGCTCTACAAGGAAGGCGAGGCGGGTCGCCGCAAGATAACCCAGTACACGCGCTACGGCACGGTGGCTCTGGCGCTGTTCCAGGGCACCATGATCGCGTTCTCGCTCGAAAAGATTCAGGCGCCCGGCGGCGGCAGCATCGTTTACAATCCCGGACCGGGGTTCATCGTGATGACGGTGCTCACCGTCACCGCGGGCACCATGTTCCTGATGTGGATCGGCGAGCAGATTACCGAGCGCGGAATCGGCAACGGCATCTCGCTGATCATCATGGCGGGAATCGTGGCGCGCCTGCCCAGCGCGATCGGCACCACGGCGCAGTTCGTGCGCGAGGGCGAAATGAGCATCTTCTTGCTCATCTTCATCCTCGCCGTCGCAATCGGGGTGATCGCCGGTATCGTCTATATCGAGACGGCGCAGCGGCGCATCCCGATTCAGTATGCGCGCCGAGTGGTCGGACGCCGCGTTTACGGCGGTCAGAGTTCGCATCTGCCGCTGAAGATCAACACCTCGGGTGTCATTCCGCCTATCTTTGCGTCGGCGCTGCTGGTGTTCCCGGCGACGCTGGCCACCTTCGTTCCATTTCTGAAACCGTACTCGAGCTACCTGACGCCGGGCGGCTTCTATTACGACCTGGTTTACGTCGCGCTGATCGTCTTCTTCTGTTACTTCTACACCTCGGTCACATTTAATCCGGTGGACGTCGCCGACAATCTGAAAAAATACGGCGGCTTTATCCCGGGCATCCGGCCCGGACGGTTCACCGCCGACTATATCGATCGCGTGCTGTCGCGCATCACGCTCGGCGGCGCGGTCTATGTCAGCGCCGTGTGCGTGCTGCCGACGATTCTGATCGCGCGCTTCAACGTGCCGTTTTTCTTCGGCGGCACCGCGTTGCTGATCGTCGTGGGCGTGGCGCTGGACACGGTTGCGCAAATCGAAACCCATCTGCTGACCCGCAACTACGAAGGCTTCATGCGCCGCGGACGGGTCAAGACCAAGAGGGGCGCCTAGGCTCGTGCGGCTCGTGCTGCTGGGCCCGCCGGGTGCGGGCAAGGGTACGCAAGCGCAGGCGCTCGCTGCGCTGTGGGGCATCCCGCAAATTGCCAGCGGCGATCTGTTGCGCGCCGCCGTGCGCGAAGACTCGGAGCCTGGCCGCGAGGCGGCCGGCTACATGGAGCGCGGGCAGTTGGTCCCCGACGAGTTGGTGCTGAAGCTGATCGCGGAGCGGCTGCAAAAAAAAGACGCCCGCGGCGGGTTTATCCTCGACGGATTCCCGCGCAACGTAGTGCAAGCCGAGAGGCTGGCGGCGGGACTCGAGCGCGCGGGGCTGAAGCTGGACAAAGTTGTTGCGGTGATGGTGCCGGACGAAGAGGTCGTGAAACGGATTTCAGGACGGCGCACCTGCCGGAATTGCGCGACCATGTATCACGTGGTCTTCGAGCCGCCGGCCAAAGCCGGCGTCTGCGACAAGTGCGGCGGCGAACTCTATCAGCGCGACGACGACGCCGAGCAGACCGTGCGCGAACGGATCAAGGTCTATCACGCGGCGACGCAACCGCTGCTCGATCATTACGGGCGGCTCGGGCTGCTTGCCAAGGTTGACGGAGTGGGGCGCCCCGACCAGGTCGAGAAGCGAATTCTGGCCGCGCTCGACCCGCTGCCGGCGCTGAGTCAGGCCGGGGCAGGCGTGGGCCACGCGCGATCATGATTACTATCAAAACCCCAGCCGAGATTGCCGTGATGCGCCAGGCGAACCAAATCGTCGCCGAGATCCTCGAGGCGCTGGCCGCGGCCGTGCGCCCCGGAGTCACGACCGAGGAACTGGACAAGCTGGCCGAGGAGCTGACCTACAAAAAAGGCGCCGAGCCTGCCTTCAAGGGTTACAAACCGGGCGACGTCGTTTATCCCAAGTGCCTGTGCGTGTCGGTTAACAGCGAGATCGTCCACGGCATCCCGTCCAGCCGCAAATTGAAGGCCGGCGACATCGTCGGGCTCGATTTCGGCGTCGTGTACCAGGGCTTCTACGGCGACTCGGCGCGCACGGTCGCGGTCGGCCCGGTGCCGGAGCGGGTGACGAAGCTGCTGCGGGTGACGCGCGAGTCGCTCTACGCGGGAATCGCGCAGGCTCGCGCGGGAAATCGTATCAGCGATATTGCCCGCGCGGTGCAGGATACGGTCGAGCGGGCGGGGTTTTCGGTCGTCACCGACTTTGCCGGACATGGAATCGGCCGCCGGCTCCATGAGGATCCGCAGGTGCCCAACTATTTCCGTCCCGGGATGCCTAATCCGCGGCTGCGCGAGGGCATGGCGCTGGCGATTGAGCCGATGGTTAACGAGGGAAGCCCCGATTTGGAGATCCTTTCCGATGGCTGGACTGCGGTCACGGCGGACGGTAAACTATCTGCCCACTTCGAACACTCCATCGCGATTACCTCCAACGGGCCGGAAATCTTAAGCGAGCTCGAAAATGTCTAAGGGCGACGCGATCGAAGTACAGGGGACGGTTCAGGAAGCGCTCCCCAATGCGGTGTTCAGGGTGACGCTCGACAATGGGCACAAGGTATTGGCTCATATCTCGGGCAAAATGAGGATGCATTACATAAAGATCCTGGCCGGCGACAAGGTCACGGTTGAGTTGTCGCCTTACGACCTGACCCGCGGCCGGATTACGTACCGGATGCGCTAGCGGGCGCCCCGGATAGAGATTGGCAAAGTATGAAAGTCCGAGCGTCGGTTAAAAAGATTTGCAAGAACTGCAAGGTCGTGCGCCGCGAAGGCGTCGTGCGCGTCCTGTGCTCGAACCCGCGCCACAAGCAGCGTCAGGGCTAGGAAGGGTTTCGCGATGGCACGCATAGCTGGAGTTGAACTGCCCAAGAACAAGCGGATGGATATCGCGCTGACCTATATCTACGGAATAGGCCGGCCGAGCGCGCTGAAAATTCTCGCCGCCGCCAAGGTCGATCCCGCAATCAGGACCGACGACCTCTCGGCAGACCAGCAGGTCCATATCCGCCAGGTGATCGACACCGACTTCGAGGTCGAAGGCGATCTGCGCCGCGACTTTCAGCAGTCGATCAAGCGCTTGATGGATCTGGGATGCTACCGCGGGATTCGGCATCGTCGCGGACTTCCGGTGCGCGGGCAACGCACGCATACCAACGCGCGTACGCGCAAGGGTCCGCGCAAAGTGGTCGCGGGCAAGAAGCAGGCGCCGCCCAAGGGCTAACGCAAGGGGCGCGCGCGACATAGCAAGCATCATGACGAGAGCAATTGGAATAAATGGCTGAAGAAATCAAAGAGACGAAAGCCGCACCCGAAAAGAAGGCCGCCGCTGCCCCCGCTGCTGGAGCACCTGTACCTGCGCCGCGGCGCAAGAAGGTGCGCCGCAACGTGCCCGAGGGCGTCGCGCATGTGCACGCGACCTTCAACAACACGATCGTGACGATCACCGATCAGCAGGGAACCGTGATCGCATGGGCGAGCGCCGGCTCCGTAGGCTTCAAGGGCTCGCGCAAGGGCACGCCGTTTGCGGCGCAGATGGCGGCGGAGGCGTGCGCGCGCAAGTGCTCGGAAGTCGGGATGCGCGCGGTGGTCGTTCACGTCAAAGGCCCGGGCGGTGGACGCGAATCGGCAGTGCGCGCGCTGCAAGCGACGGGGCTGGGCGTCATCTCGATCAAGGACGTGACGCCGATTCCGCACAACGGATGCCGTCCTCCGAAGCGGCGCAGAGTCTGAACTGAAATACACGCGAGTGAAGAAGGCGTAATCGAAGATGGCAAGGAATCTGGGTCCGGTATGCCGGCTGTGCCGGCGCGAAGGACTGAAACTCTTCCTCAAGGGAGAGCGATGCTACAGCGACAAGTGCGCGATCGAGCGGCGCAATTATCCGCCCGGAGCGCACGGCCAGGCGCGCACCCGTTTTTCGGAATTCGCGATTCGGCTGCGGGAAAAGCAGAAGGTTAAGCGCATCTACGGATTGATGGAAACGCAGTTCGCGGCCTACTTCGAAATGGCCGAGCGGATGGACGGAATTACCGGCGAGAACCTGCTGGTGCTGCTCGAGCGCCGGCTCGACAACGTGGTCTATCGTCTCGGCTTCGCCAGTTCGCTGGCGCAGGCGCGCCAGGTGGTTCGCCACGGGCATATTCACGTCAACGGCAAAAAAGTCACGATTCCCTCGACCCTGGTCGAGGTTGGCAGTGTAATCAGCGTGGCCGAGGCGAGCCGCACCAAGAAGGTGATCGTTGAGGCAATCGAGATGGCGCAGCGCCGCGGCGTCCCGCCGTGGATGGCACTCGAGCGCGAACAATTCCGCGGCTCGCTCCGGTCGCTGCCGGCGCGCGCTGAACTGACAATGCCGATCAGCGAGAAGCTGATCGTCGAGCATTACTCCAGATAGGGCGGAGGCATACCGATCGGCGTCCCGGTCCGTGGTGGACCTGTGTGGGCGCGGGAAATCCATCGGAAAAAAGAGCACAGACTATGCAGAATGACTGGCGAGATCTGATCAAACCCAAGGCGGTCGAGTTCGACGAGAAGGAAGTCACTCCTTCCTACGGAAAATTTTCCGCGGAACCGCTCGAACGCGGCTACGGAATCACCGTTGGCAACGCGCTGCGGCGCATCCTGCTGTCCACGCTGCCCGGCTACGCGATTACAGCAGTCAGGATCAAAAACGTTCTTCACGAGTTTTCGACTCTGGCCGGAGTCAAAGAGGACGTGACCGACATCGTCCTCAACCTCAAGGAAGTCCGCTTGCGCCTGCATGAAGGCGAGCAGATTACCGCGACGCTCAAGGTCAAGGGCGAGGCGCAGGTGACCGCGCGCGATATCACCGGCGGCCCGAGCCTGGAAATCCTGACCCCCGACAAGCATATCGCGTCGCTCGACAAGGGCGCCGAACTCGACATGGAACTCGTCATCAAGCGCGGCCGCGGCTACGTCCCCGGCGAGCGCACCGAAGACGAGGAGCCAATCGGGACGATTCGGCTCGACGCGATCTTCTCGCCGATTCGCAAGGTCAACTTCACCGTGACCAACGCGCGCGTTGGCCAGCGCACCGACTACGACCGGCTCGCGCTCGAGATTTGGACCGACGGCTCGATCAACCCGCGCGAGGCGCTGACCTACGCGGCGCGCGTGATGCGCGATCAGATGACGATTTTCGCGGGCGTCGAGGAAGAGACCGCAGCAGCCGCCGGCACGGCCGAGGGCGGCGAGGCCCATCCCACGATGAGCGAGCTGCTCTATCGGCCGGTCGAAGGGCTGCCGATTTCGGTGCGCGCATTCAACGGTCTTCAGAACGCCGACATCAAATATATCGGTGAGCTGGTGCAGCGCACCGAGCAGGACATGCTCAAGATCAAGAACTTCGGACGCAAGTCCCTCAACGAGATCAAGGAAGTCCTGGCCGACATGGGGCTATCGCTGGGGATGCGGCTGGAGAACCTGCCGCCGCGCGGCGAGCTCGACCGCATGTGGGCAGAGCAAGAACGCCGCGAAACGGCATAGCGGTTTGGAGTAACTGATGCGTCATCTCAACTCGGGCCGCAAGCTCAATCGCACCTCAGCGCATCGCAAGGCGTTGTTCAAGAATATGGTGCTCGCGCTGATTCGTCATGAGCGAATCAAGACGACCGATCCCAAGGCCAAGGAACTGCGGCGCATCGCCGACCGGATGGTCACGCTCGGCAAGCAGAACGATCTCGCTGCGCGACGGCGCGCGTTTGCGTTCATGCAGTCGCATGAGGCGGTCAAGAAGCTGTTCGATGAGATCGCGCCGCGCTTCAAAGATCGCAACGGCGGCTATACGCGGGTGATCAAGTTCGGTCATCGCCGCGGTGATGCCGCCATGCTGTCGGTCATCGAGTTCACCGGCAACGAAGAGCAGACCAAGTCGAAGAAGCCGCGCAAGCGCTCGGCGGCGAAGAAAGAGGGCGCTGCCGCCGAGAGACCGCGTCGGGCGGCGGCGGCAGGCTAATCCAGCTGGAACGTCGCGGCCACAGACGCACAGGCACGAAGAAAATCTCTTCGTGCCTTTTCTTTTTTCCTGTGGCCCTGCTGGTGGAACTTTTTCGAGTTCTTACTCGATGCTCTCCAGCAGCTTCGCGCGGATCGCCATGTGCGCGCTCTTGAGCCCGGCCAGGATTCCGTCCTCGAAGTTCCACTCGCCGCTTGCCATCAAGTCGGCAAAATCGTTCGGGTTGCGGATGTCCTCCGGGGTGAGCCCGGGATGAATCGCGCGCGCCATCGCGAGGACCTTGCGCTCCTGCTGCGCGATAATTTCGAGCATCAGCCGATCGATAAGCGCCAGTGTATCCCGCGTTGCCGTCGCCATCGGCGAATCGTAACCCGTTTCGAGGCCGCTTCGCTATCGTCGAGCCGATGGTTTGCGCGGCTTCGAGCAAGCGAGCTTCTTGGCGGCTGCGCGCTTTGATAAACTTGATTTACAGGCGGCAAATTTAATGTCCAACGAACTCGTTGCTCCCGACAAATTTTTCCTGAACCGATTCGGCATGAATCACGGCGCGCTCGAGCGAATCCTCGGCGCCGCGCTCGAACGCAAGGCCGACTACGCCGATCTCTACTTCGAGTACCGCAGCGCCGAGGGCCTCGGGCTCGAGGAATCGATGGTCAATCACACCAGCAAGAGCGTGAGCCACGGCGTCGGTGTGCGCGTGTGCGCCGAGGACCGCACCGGCTACGCTTATTCGGACGAAGTCACGATCGACAGGATGCGGCTTGCGGCGGAGGCCGCCCGCGCGATCGCCGATCAGCGCGGCACGACCCCCGCCGCGGTGCAGGTCGGTACTCCGGTCGCGCGGCATGCGCTGTACGATCTAGACAGCACCCCGCTCGAGGTTCCGGTGCAGGAGCGGGCGCGGCTGCTGAGCGAGATCGATCGCGTGGTGCGCGGCTGCGATCCGCGGGTGAAGAACGTGATGGCGTCGTTTGCGTGCGAGCGGAAGATCGTGATGGTCGTGAACAGCGACGGGCAGGTCGCCGCGGACGTGCAGCCGCTGTGCCGGCTCAACGTCACCGTGATCGCCGACGACGGCAAGGGTCGCCAGATGGGCTCCTACGGCGGCGGCGGGCGCGTCGAGTGGAACTACTTCATCGAAAATGACCGTTGGCGCGAGTACGCGCTCGAAGCGGCGCGCCAGGCGATCGTGAATCTCGACGCCGTCGATGCGCCCGCGGGCGAGATGATCGTCGTGCTCGGCCCGGGATGGCCCGGAATTTTGCTGCACGAAGCGATTGGCCACGGGCTGGAAGGCGACTTCAACCGCAAGGGCGTGTCCGCATTTGCGAATCGAATCGGCCAGAAAGTCGCGAGCGAACTTTGCACGGTGATCGACGACGGCACCATCCCGAATCGCCGCGGCAGCCTGAACGTTGACGACGAAGGCACCCCCACTTCGCGCACGGTGCTGATCGAAAAGGGAATCCTGCGCGGCTATCTGCAGGATCGGATGAACGCGCGGCTCATGAAGATGGCGCCCACCGGCAACGGACGGCGCGAGAGCTTTGCGCATTCGCCAATGCCGCGAATGACCAACACCTTCATGCTGGGCGGCGAATCCACGCCCGAGGAAATAATCAAGTCGGTCAAGAACGGCCTCTATGCGGTCAGCTTCGGCGGCGGACAGGTCGATATTACCAACGGCAAATTTGTTTTCTCCGCGAGCGAGGCTTACCTGATCGAGGACGGCCAGGTGACGCGGCCGGTGAAGGGCGCCACGCTTATCGGCAATGGTCCCGACGTGCTGACCCGGGTCTCGATGGTCGGCAACAACCTCACGCTCGACGCCGGGGTCGGGACTTGCGGCAAGGACGGCCAATCGGTGCCGGTGGGCGTGGGACTGCCGACGATTCGAATCGACGGCATCACGGTCGGCGGCACGCGCGCCTGACAATTGGAATGACAGTGAGAATAATCTGATGGCGGCGGTTGATATTGAACTCGCCAATTGGGCGCTCGACGAGGCCAGGCGCAAGGGCGCCAGCGCGGCGGAGGTTCTGTGCGTGACCGCGGAGTCTCTTTCGGCCGGCGTGCGCCTGGGCGAAGTCGAGAAACTCAAGAGTTCGCGCGAGCGGCGGCTGGGTCTGCGCGTATTTTGCGGACAGTCTTCCGCGACCTCATCGACGGCCGAACTGGAGCGCGATTCACTGGGCGGCTTCATCGCGAACACGGTCGAGCTTGCGCGGCTGTCGGCCGCCGATCCGTGGGCGGGATTGCCCGACCCTTCGATGCATCCGAAGTCATTGCCCGAGCTTCGGCTCGCGGATCCCGACAGCGGAATAGTGACCGCGGATCGTGCGCTGGAGATCGCGCGCACCGCCGAGAACGCGGCGCTGAAATTCGATCCGCGCATGAAGAACTCCGAGGGCGCCGAATTCAGCTCCGGCCGCGGCCAGATTCTGTTCGCCAACAGCCAGGGCTTTTCCGGCGAGTATTCCGGCACCTCGTACACCCTTGTGGTGCAGCCGATCGCGCAAGATGGCGACGCGATGCAACAGGGATTCTGGTACACGTCGAACCGCCGCCTGGGAAAACTCGAAGATGCGGAGTCGGTCGGAATAACCGCCGCCAGGCGGGCGATCCGCCGGCTCGGAGCGCGCAAGATCAAGACTACGCGCGCGCCGATCGTCTTCGATCCCGACATGGCCGCCGGATTGATTAGATCGATCGTCGGCGCCGCTTCGGGGCCCTCATTGTATAAGGGGGCGTCGTTTCTGGTGGGACAGTTGGGCAAATCGATTGCCGCCGCCGGCGTTACTATCGTTGACGACGCGCTGATCCCCGGCGGTCTCGGCTCCAAGCCGTTCGACGGCGAGGGCCTGCCGACCTCGCGCAAGAACGTGGTGGACAAGGGCGTGCTCGCGACCTACCTGCTCGACTGCTATTCGGCGCGCAAGCTCGGTCTGGCGCCCACGGGCAACGCCGCGCGTTCGGTGGGTGAGGCTCCCGGCGTCTCGGCCACCAATCTGTACCTGGAGCCCGGCAGCTACACGCCCGCGCAGATAATCGGCTCGGTGAAGCAGGGACTGTACCTGACCGAGACGATAGGTTTCGGCGTGAACATGGTCACCGGGGACTATTCGCGGGGCGCGGGCGGAATATGGATTGAGAACGGCGAACTCGCCTATCCGGTGAATGAAATCACCATCGCGGGCAACCTGAAAGACATGATGGCCGGCGTCGAAATGATCGGCAACGACCTCAACTGGCGCTCATCCACGGTCGCGCCGACGATCAAGATAGCCGAGATGACGATCGCCGGCGGCTGAGCGCCTGCGACAAATTATTGGCGGTATTTCGTCTGCGCTTGACCGAGGCGCGCATTCGAGCTAACAGTTTGTAGGGTTTAATTACATACCGGCCGTCATGCGGCGCAATGGCAAGAGAGATGCCTATGAAGCTTCAGGTCTCGGCGCAGGCGCAGGAAAAGCTGCTATCCAAGCTCTCATCGATCGGAGTTGCGCGCCCGGCGGCGGCCGCACTGCTCGAGCGGCACATGCTGGTGCGCTATCCCAAGGGCGCGGAGCTGTTCTCGATGGGCTCGCCGGCCGACGTCGTCTTTGCCGTGCTGGCCGGCCTGGTCAAGGTTCATAGCTCGCGTCCCGGCAGCAACCCGGTGTTGGTCGAGCTCGCCGGTCCCGGCGACCTGTTTGGATATGCCGATTTTGCCGGCGCGGACGGCGGCCGTTCGCAGCTGTTCGGGGCAACGGCAGTGACCAACTGCTGCGTTGCGCTGTTCACGCGTCATCAGATCTCCGAAGTGCTCAAGGGCCTCGAGCCGGAGGCGCTGCTCCGGATCGCCGAGGCGATCAATTCGATGTGGTCGTCGGTCGCTTACCGCTACATGACGTTTTTGGG
Proteins encoded:
- a CDS encoding TldD/PmbA family protein, whose protein sequence is MAAVDIELANWALDEARRKGASAAEVLCVTAESLSAGVRLGEVEKLKSSRERRLGLRVFCGQSSATSSTAELERDSLGGFIANTVELARLSAADPWAGLPDPSMHPKSLPELRLADPDSGIVTADRALEIARTAENAALKFDPRMKNSEGAEFSSGRGQILFANSQGFSGEYSGTSYTLVVQPIAQDGDAMQQGFWYTSNRRLGKLEDAESVGITAARRAIRRLGARKIKTTRAPIVFDPDMAAGLIRSIVGAASGPSLYKGASFLVGQLGKSIAAAGVTIVDDALIPGGLGSKPFDGEGLPTSRKNVVDKGVLATYLLDCYSARKLGLAPTGNAARSVGEAPGVSATNLYLEPGSYTPAQIIGSVKQGLYLTETIGFGVNMVTGDYSRGAGGIWIENGELAYPVNEITIAGNLKDMMAGVEMIGNDLNWRSSTVAPTIKIAEMTIAGG
- a CDS encoding Crp/Fnr family transcriptional regulator, producing the protein MKLQVSAQAQEKLLSKLSSIGVARPAAAALLERHMLVRYPKGAELFSMGSPADVVFAVLAGLVKVHSSRPGSNPVLVELAGPGDLFGYADFAGADGGRSQLFGATAVTNCCVALFTRHQISEVLKGLEPEALLRIAEAINSMWSSVAYRYMTFLGMSLRQRLEIVLDELAKRFGVPDSRGTVLLPELAQEELAEMIGSSRPMVSKLLTEMTERGLLIRQGRRHILIAARKPANAADAPRESSLHPAFEPAPAATRRVRANRRTVRGTAAPIVNI